One genomic window of Medicago truncatula cultivar Jemalong A17 chromosome 1, MtrunA17r5.0-ANR, whole genome shotgun sequence includes the following:
- the LOC25483691 gene encoding E3 ubiquitin-protein ligase PUB24, translated as MDEIEVPQYFICPISLQIMKDPVTAITGITYDRDSIEHWLFTNKNTTCPVTKQPLPLDSDLTPNHTLRRLIQSWCTQNASLGIDRIPTPKPPLTKTQVQKLLKGIKDPKIQLKSLMQLELLAAEKASNRKILLENGVPKAMIMFIVDCYKNGEIYEGIEEALGFLQFVKVPTEEVKNLLFENNQILDSLTWILVSEMKNSVTVKSHAVLVLKKFINKCDSTVLERLKPEFFERIVKVLRNGVITQQGLSSALHIFLYCCPLGRNRLMMVEAGAIYELIEIELMAIHEKRITELTFGILFHLCSCANGRFQFLSHQGSIAVLTERLFKVSMTVDDRAVFILSLISKFSATKMVLDEMLKVGTVAKLFVLLQTDHAKYLKDKVMEIFKAHSEVWKNSPCFPQTSLYAR; from the coding sequence ATGGATGAAATCGAAGTTCCACAATACTTCATTTGCCCAATATCACTCCAAATAATGAAAGATCCTGTTACTGCCATAACAGGAATAACATATGATCGAGACAGCATTGAACATTGGTTATTCACAAACAAGAACACAACATGTCCTGTCACAAAACAACCTCTTCCATTAGATTCTGATTTAACACCAAATCACACACTTCGTCGTTTGATTCAATCTTGGTGCACTCAAAATGCTTCACTTGGTATTGATAGAATTCCAACACCAAAACCACCACTCACAAAAACTCAAGTCCAAAAGCTTCTCAAAGGAATCAAAGATCCTAAGATTCAGCTCAAGAGTTTAATGCAGTTGGAATTGCTTGCTGCTGAGAAAGCGAGTAATAGAaagattttgttggaaaatggtgtGCCGAAAGCGATGATTATGTTCATAGTTGATTGTTACAAAAACGGCGAAATTTATGAAGGTATTGAAGAAGCTCTAGGTTTTCTACAATTTGTTAAGGTTCCTACAGAAGAAGTGAAGAATCTTCTAtttgaaaataatcaaatactTGATTCTTTAACATGGATTTTAGTATCCGAGATGAAAAACTCGGTTACTGTGAAATCTCACGCGGTTTTAGTgcttaaaaaattcataaacaaatgCGATTCAACagttttagagagactaaaaccCGAATTCTTCGAAAGAATTGTGAAAGTTCTAAGAAATGGTGTAATAACACAACAAGGTTTGTCTTCTGCTTTACATATTTTCCTCTATTGTTGTCCTTTGGGAAGAAATAGGTTAATGATGGTTGAAGCTGGTGCAATTTATGAACTAATAGAGATAGAATTAATGGCAATACATGAGAAAAGAATCACAGAACTCACATTTggtattttgtttcatttgtgTTCTTGTGCTAATGGAAGATTTCAGTTTTTGAGTCATCAAGGTTCAATTGCAGTGTTAACTGAGAGACTCTTCAAGGTTTCAATGACAGTGGATGATAGAGCTGTTTTTATACTCTCTTTGATATCTAAATTTTCTGCTACAAAGATGGTTTTGGATGAGATGTTAAAAGTTGGAACTGTTGCAAAGCTTTTTGTTTTGCTTCAAACTGATCATGCTAAGTATTTGAAAGATAAAGTGATGGAAATATTTAAGGCTCATTCTGAGGTTTGGAAGAATTCTCCTTGTTTTCCTCAAACATCTTTATATGCTAGGTGA